Below is a genomic region from Chromatiaceae bacterium.
CGTATTGCTGTCGCGCGGTTCGACGTTGGAGCGACGCTGGTTGCAGCTCGGTTCGGCCACGAACGGCGGACCGCAGGTCGAAGGTGACCGGATCAGCTTTCCGCTCGACGGCAGCATCAGCCTGGATGAGATCGAACGGCGGATGATCGAGGCGGCGTTGCAACGCACGCGCGGCAACGTCACACGCGCTGCGGCGGTGCTGGGGATAAGCCGTCAGACCATGCGTTATCGAATCGAGAAACACGCCATCGACACCAGGGTATCCGGCTTGGCCTGACCCGCAGGGTACTGCGCGTTCTGCGACGAGCACAGGACAGACCCCGGGTCATCGTCCAGACAGGCCGACGGGACCAACGCTATGAACAGTCGATTCGCCTACCTTCGCGAGCGTTTGAGGACCAGCCTGTGGCCCATCCCCGCGGCCCTGTGCCTGGCCGGCGGCGTCACCGCGGTATTGATGTTGTGGCTGGACACGCGGTTTCAGATAACGGTCGACGACAGTCCCTGGTCGGCACTGGGAAACGACACCGTGCAACGTGTGATCGCCGTCATCGCCGGCTCGATCATCGGCGTCGGCGGCGTCGCTTTTTCGATCACCATGGTCGCGCTCACGCTGACGTCCGGCCAGTATGGGCCGAAGATACTGCGCAATTTTCTCGAAGACCGTACCAGCAAGGTGACCCTGGGGCTGTTCCTCGGCAGCTACGCCTATTCGCTCATCACTCTGAGCGGTTTCACCCTGGTCGAAACTCCGCGCTTTTCCCTGCTGGGCGCACTCGCGAGCGCGTTTGCCGCCCTGTTCGCATTCGTTCAGTTCATGCACCGCACGGCAACCGACCTGCAGGCCGACCAGATCGTGCAACGGATAGGCCGCCAGCTGCACCACACGCTGAGCGACATGGCCGACGTCAAGCACGGGCCGCGGCGCAGCGACGACACAGCGCATTGGCGGCGGGCCACGCGCGGCTGCAGGCGGTTCGAGTTGGCCGCCACACAGCATGGCTATGTCCAGGCCATCGATTACCAGGGGCTGAGCCGTCTGTGCGCCAAACATGACTGCACGCTGATGGTGCGCGCGCGCGCCGGCGACTTCCTGATCGGCGGCCTCGGCGCCTTCAGTGTCTATGCGGCGAACCAACGAGAAATCGAGGGCATCCTGCAAGAGACGAGGCGCCATGTCGTGGTCGGCCCCGTGCGTACGCCGGTACAGGACGCGGAACATGCGATCAGCCAACTCAGCCAGTTGGCGGCACGGGCCCTCTCCCCGGGGATCAATGACCCGGGCACCGCGATCACCTGTATCGACTGGTTCACCCGGGCCCTGGCGGAGATCGTGGACCGCGACCTGCCCGGATGTATCGTATCGGATGACGAAGGCAACCCGCGGTTGCTGATTCGAACCCCGCGCTTCGCCGGACTGGCAAAGGCCATCTACGCGCCGATGCGACAACTGGCGGATGCCAACATAGCCGTGTGCATACGCCTGCTCGAGTCACTGTGCAGCCTCGCTGAACTAACCCGTCGCCCCGAGCGCCTCGCTGTACTTCAGCAGCATGGCGACCTGATTCTGGATTCGCTGCAGGACGAGGTCAGGCAGTCGTTCGACGCCCGGGACATTCAGCAGCGTTATCGTCGGCTACGTGCACGCACCTCGTGCTGACCTGAGCACAACGCACCTGCATCCGGGCGGCCTTACAGCGACGCCTGTATTCTCTGCGCGACCGATACGCCGGCGTCTCAGTTCGCGATCTCGCCGAGCGGATCATTCGGCGATTCAGGGGCTTCGACGAGCCCGAACTCGCGCAGCCGGGAAAAGAACTCGTCGCATTCGATGTAGTGGCTGCCGTCGCAGGAAAAGTTCATACCGATCAGACCGTTTATGCGGTTGATGGACGCACTTCGGAGGTAGATCTGTTCATCCGATACGCGCAATCTTTTGAACTCCGAGAGGATCAGGTCCATGCGTTGCAGTTCGATGCGCGGTTGACGCGCCTCGTAGGACAGGGACGGAAGACTTTCGAGAAATCCTGGATTGAACACCTCTTCCTTCACGTACACCTTGTAGCTGAACGGATCGTCATAGAACCAGCAGGTCAGCTGGGACGAGGAATAGTGCGCCTTGACATGGAACGCACCCTTGCTGCCGAACAGAGTGCAGACGATCTGGTGCAGCTGGTCGATGCGTTCATCGAACAGGCTGACCTGGCGTGACTGTTGGAACAGAAACGCACGGACCGACGGGTCTCCCTTGATCTGCAACCAATGCTTGGGCATGTCACACACTCCATTCAACGATCGCCGTGCGGTTCATCCGTTGGCTCGTTGTCGTTGATGGCTATCTTAGTCTGCACATGCTGATCGCAACCGCGCTCACTGCAAGGTTACGGTGGTCGATCCATGGCGTCCGTCGCAGTGACAGTGCGACCCTCACCTGGCTGCAGTCTCCAGGTTGATTGTCCGGCCACCCGCACTCAGGGAACACAGCGGGCGCTCCGCGTTCTCGGCGTTGTCGCGCCACTCCCATGGCGGCAACGGCTGGTCCCCCGCCCACAGGCCCTGATGTTCGAGCCTGGCGACCGCTTGCGCAAAGGCATAACGACTCGGCCTCTCTCGCACCGTATCCCAGGCCCAGCCGAGCTGGACCATGTTCTGGTTCACCTCGCGTCCGTCCACGTAGAGCCGGACCAGACGATTTCCGCCAGCATCGACGCCTTCCCATTCGTAGGTCACGTCGCCGCGCAACATCTTTCGCAGAACACGGCGCGCGGCCTGGCCGCCCGGCTGGCAGAGTTCGGGGGCATCGATGTCGGCGAGCCGCGCCGGCTCGCCGTTCAGCAGCACCTGGTCGCCGTCGATCACCTGCAACGAGGCGGAATGGCCGGTGGCCGACACGAACAGCAGTGCAGAGAAAAGGGTCGCCCCGATCCGGGCGCGGGAGAGCCCGCTCGTGACGGAGAATGATGTCAGTATGCGCAGCATCGTCTGATCTCTCGTCGGTGTGCGGAGTCGGCCGCTTTGCCGATCCGCTTTTCAATAGAAGAGGCGGCCGAACAACGTAAGGGTTCAGTCGCGAATTCAGAACCCGGTCACACAACGCGCAGCGGACCACTGAATCGGCGAATCGGGTTCGGCAAACGGCGGATGAATAGGGCCGCGATTCGGATCGTCACCCACATCGGCGAACCCGCCGGCGGGTCCCACTGCGTCATCGCACCCCTGGCATCGAATCCTGTGTCGAGTGGTCAGCCACCAAGGGTGCTCAAGACCGCCTGCGTCGCTTTGCCGACCGGTGGCTTCGATACGTCCCTGCCGACCAGCATCTCGCCGACACGCGCCGAGGCCCCGTCGTAGAAGCCCACCTCGGAATCCGCACCGGGCGGCGGGTTGCTCAGGGTGCCGAACAGCGCGTCCCACAGTGGCAGATCCGAGTAGTTGAACCCATGGGTACCGCGCCCGTGGTGGATCCGATGGCTCTCCGGACGCTGGATCAGGAATCCGAGCCAGCGAGGTGTCGCGATGTCAGCGTGTTGAAATACCGCATTGAACGCGAGAAAAGCCGCCGCCGCACCGGCCGCCGACGGTGACAACCCCAGCAGCGCATACAGCACGAACACCGCAATCGAGGTGAACAGTGCAAGGTCCAGCGGATGACCGAAATAGGCGCCAAAGGCATCGATTCTCTCGGCGCTGTGGTGCATCTGGTGTCCGACGAAGCGCCACAGCCGATCCGAACGATGCACTGCACGGTGGTACCAGTAGTGCAGCAACTCATACACCAGTACCCCGATGACGGCGCCCTCGAAGGTTCCGAGCCCGCTGCCGTCGATCAAGCGCAATTCGCCGATCAGGGCGCTCGCCAGATCGCCGATCTGGCCGACGAACAGAAACATCGCGACACTCACGGTGCCGGCACGCCACCGCCAGCCGGCGATCTCGCGCTGAGCACTGCGCCGCAGCACCCTGTCGAGCACCAGAAACACAGGCAGCATCGACAAAGTGAACAGTTCAATTGCATCCATCATACGTTCAGGTCTCCGTGGTCTATCCAACAGGCTCGGTGCGTCGACGGTGTCGCCGCGGCTGTGGTCCTACGCGGTAGGGCGACGGGATGGTTCGACCAGCCCTCTTTGCGCAGTTACGCAACAGGCTGGAGAAGAGGATTCAACGACTCGCGCACGATGGGCGCGACGCGCGAGATCAGCGAAAGCCCTGTCCCCCACCGCACTCGGCGGCGGTACCGGACAGGGCCTGCGCACGATCGCAGGATGGTTGGACGCTTTGGCCCGGGGGCCGATTCGCGAACGACCCCGAATGCGTTTGAGCCAGGCAGGTTTCGCCCAACCCCCTCAACGGGACCTGCGCGTCGAAAACCACGCCAACGCGCGGTCAAAAACCTGAGACGTTCGCATGCAGGCGCGGCTATCTGCCGCCCGCCACCTCGAGGAAGCTGCCGGTGGTATACGAAGCGTCATCGGAAAGCAGCCAGAGGATCGCTGTCGCCACCTCCTCCGGAAATCCCCCACGCTGCATCGGCAATGACGTCTTGATGCGGTCGACACGTCGCGGTTCGCCGCCGCTGGCGTGCATGTCCGTGTAGATGAAGCCGGGCCGTACCGCGTTGACCCGGATACCCTCCGTTGCGACCTCGTTCGCCAACCCCCGGGTCAGGGTATCGACGGCACCCTTGGAGGCCGCATAGTCGACATACTCACCGGCCGATCCGAGACGTGCCGCCGCCGAAGAAACGTTTACGATGGCGCCACCATCGCCACCGTGGCGTGTGGACATCCGCCGCACCGCTTCGCGGGCGCACAGGAAGGCACCGGTCACATTGGTCGCGAAGATTCGCGCAATGCGCGCCGCATCGATGTCCTCGACGCGACTCTGCCGCGCCAACACCCCTGCGTTGTTGACCAACGCGGTGAGCGTCCCCAATCGATCATCGACAGTCTCGAACAGTGCCACCACGTCCGATTCGACGGAAACGTCGGCCCTGATTGCGACGGCCGTACCACCGCCGGACCGGATCTCGTCGACCACTGCCTCCGCGGCCTCGCGGTCCGCACGATAGTTGACCGCTACCGCATAGCGGCGTGTTGCAGCCAGTCGTGCGGTAGCGGCGCCTATGCCGCGGCTGGCACCGGTGATCAGGATGACGGGTTTCATGAGTGGTGCTTCCTCGGCGATGGGCAATGCTCGATTGTACGGCGCACCACCCTGCCCCGCCCTCGACGTGACGAGAGCCCTACCGGGCCAGCGTCGCAAGAACCCCCGGCGCTTCCGTGCGCCGCGGCGGCCGCGAGCCGCGACCGCACGTCTCAATAGCCGCCGACATACCGACCCGCGCCGCTCGCTGTCTGGACGCCTTCGCGTTGCTCTCCGGCGATGTGCCACACGCCGCCAATGCCGTCACCACTGCGGTCGCCCGGCTTGGAGTCTCCGGCAAAGTAGTAGAGCGGCCGGCCCCGGTAAGTCGCCTGGCGGATGCCGTCTTCACGACCGACGGCTGCCGATTCGCGATCACCGAGGGCACCGGCGATCACTGGCGGCCATTGTGCTGCACAAGGTCCGTAGCAGGCACTGACTCCGCTGTCCGGGCGATCCTTGTCGAAGATGTAGGTGGTCCTGCCATCGCGATCGGTGAGGCCGGCTGGTGACCCGCCGCGGGTGTACGACGACTGGCAGGCCGCCAGGGCGACGGACACGGCGGCAATTGTGACGGCGTGGCTGAAACGTATGCGGTCGAACATGACATGTTCCTCTCTGGTATTGAAATCCGGGTCCAGCGGTTGCAGATCGATGCCAACCGGGGACTGCACACCCCGGCACATCGCCCAACAGCTGGGTTCAATCCCAGTTACGCATTGCGAGGCCCACGGAGATTCAGTTTTTTGTGACAGGATGCCGGCCGGCGTAAACCCTCCCTTCTGCGGCGCCCGCACCCGAGCCGGATTGGGCACAAGCACCGGGGCATACAGCTTGTGGATACCGAGACTGCCTGCACGGCGACCTCGGCGGGAAGGTTTCGGACGGGGTCGCGCACCGCCGCGCCGGCACGCCCTTTGCGCAGACCTCGACTAGACTGTTTGACGAGAAGTCCGCCCCGGCTGCCGCATGACGCGTCTCGACCGACAGCAACAGAGCAACGACCTGGCAATGTTGATCGGGCGCTGCGCGCTGCGCGACCAGAACGCCTGCCTCGAGCTTTACGATGCCACCTCGGCGAAACTCTTCGGTGTGATCCTTCGTATATTGAAACGGGAACACTGGGCCGAGGAGGTCTTGCAGGATGTGTATCTCAAGGCATGGCATGCTGCGGACAGCTACAACGCGGCGCGGGGGCAGCCGATGACCTGGCTGATCAACATCGCGCGCAATCGCGCAATCGACTTTCTGCGTGGCGCCGAGCATGCGGCGGCACAGCGCAGCGATGATCTGGACGACGAGTTGCCTTCGGCGCTGGATCCGGTGCGCTCGGCCGAGACCGACGCCGAGCTGCGTCGACTGACGGATTGCCTGGGCCTGCTCAAGGAGCCGCAGCGTGAATGCATCCTGATGGTCTACCACCAGGGATACACTCCGACCGAGGTGTCGCACCGCAGAAGCCATCCGATCGGCACCGTCAAGACCTGGATCAGGCGCGGACTCGCACAGTTGCGGGACTGCATGCGCCGATGAGATACGACGACCCGACCCTGCGACGACAACTGGCGGGCGCCTACGCGCTGGGCACGCTGCGCGGTACGGCGCGCAGGCGTTGGGAACGCCTAATGCAGCAGGACCGCGAACTGCGCCGGCTGGTCGTCGAGTTTCAGGAAGACCTGGTGCCGCTGGCACTCGCGGCACCCGAGGTCCGGCCGCCCGCCCGGGTGCGCAGCCGGCTGGCGGCCGCCGTAGCCCCACCCACTCGTCAGTCCGCCGAACCCGGCTGGTGGCAACGCCTGGGGTTCTGGCGTGGCCTGGCTGGCGTCAACGCAGCGCTGGCCGTCGCGCTGATCGCGTTCATCGGGGTCGGCGTGTTGCGGCAGGCACCGCCTGTCGCATCCGAACTCGTCTATGTCGGGGTGCTGTCCGATGTGAGCGACCAACCCAAGGTCGCGGTCCTCGCCTACAACCGTCCGTTCCGGCTGGAGATCACGGCGAAGGATGCGCTCAGCGCACCGCCGGGCGCCGAGCTGCGTCTGTGGATACGCGAACGCGACACCGACCGCGCGGTGTTTCTGCGCGCGATACCCGCCGGAGAAAAGGTGTTCGCCCTCGACGACGAGCGGTGGAAACTGTTGCGCGATGCCAAGGCGTTGTTGATCACCCGCGGCACAATCGGCACGCCTACCGCGGTGCCGGGCGGCGAGATTCTCTATCAGGGCGTGTGTGTCAATCTGAAGAAATGGTCGAATGCGCGTGCCGGCGGCTGATGGCGTTGACGGCGCCTCGTATCACAGCTACGCTCGGGCGATGCTCACATCGAATTCGGCACAACACTGCTCCGTACCCGACGGTCGTCTCTGGCGCCTGCGTCGACGTACCTTTGTTTGTTGCTGCCGTATCCACCTGACCTAGCAGACCCCCGGCAGCCGCGAATCCCGCCGCGACTGCCCGCCTGATCATTGCTCGCTGCCGGAACCGTGGTTGCCATCGACCGAGGCGACCCATGCACGCGACCACACAACAACCGGATACTGCGATCAGCGGCGGACTGCTGGTCGTACTCGGTGCCGTCGGATTCTCCGTCAAGCCCGTGTTGATCAAACTGGCGTACGCCGACAGCACACCGGTCGACGCGATCACCCTGATGACGCTGCGCATGCTGATCGCGCTGCCGCTGTTCCTCGCGGCCGCCTTCTGGCGCGACAGGGCACCGACACAGCGCAATGGACCTGGTGACTGGATGGCCCTCACGCTGCTCGGGGTGATGGGTTATTACCTCGCGAGTCTGCTCGATTTCACCGGGCTGCAATACATTTCCGCGGGCCTCGAACGCCTGATACTGTTCCTGTATCCGACCTTCGTGGTGCTGTTCAGCGCCCTGCTGTACCGGCGTCCGATCGGCAGTGCGCAGCGCCTCGCGCTGCTCTTGAGTTACCTCGGCATCGTGCTGGTATACGGCAACGATCCACTCGCGGGTTCGCCGGACATAAACCTCGGCGCGGCCCTGGTCCTCACCAGCGGTATCGTATTCGCATTGTACCTGACCGGCAGCGGGCACCTGATACCACGCTTCGGTTCACGTCGGTTTACCGCCTATTCGATGTCGATCGCGGCTGTCGCGACGGTGCTGCATTTCGCGGCGTCCCACCCGCTGCAACAACTATGGGTGTCTGCCGACGTGTTCGGTCTGGCGTTGGCGCTGGCCGTGTTCTCGACCGTGCTGCCGGCGTTTCTCGTCAACGCGGGTATTCGCCGAATCGGGGCCGATCACGCGTCGATCATCACCTCGGTCGGACCGGTCATGACGCTCGCCCTGGCCTATCTCGTGCTCGACGAGTCGCTCGGTCCCGTGCAGGTCGCCGGGGCGCTGCTGGTGTTGCTCGGCGTGATGCGGGTCGGTCTGGGCAAGGCTGCACACCGCCCCGCTCCCAACCATCGGGAGGAGTCGCAATGACCACACGATTCGATGCCGTCATGCCGATCGCCAGGCGCCGCGAGACGGTATTCGTCTCCGGCCAGGGCTCCTGGCTCATCGACGAGCAAGGACGGCGCTACCTCGACTTCGTTCAGGGCTGGGCGGTCAACGCGTTGGGCCACGGTCATCCGGCGATTGTCGAAGCGCTGCAGACCCAGGCCTCGCTGCTGATCAATCCCAGTCCGGCGTTCTACAACCGGCCGATGCTGGAACTCGCGAACCGTCTCGCAGACAGCAGTGCGTTCGACCAGGTGTTCTTTGCCAACAGCGGCGCGGAGGCGAATGAAGGGGCGATCAAGCTCGCGCGCAAGTGGGGATCGCTACACCGCAACGGTGCATACGGAATCATCACATTCGAAAATGGCTTTCACGGCCGCACGCTGGCGACCATGGCGGCCTCCGGCAAACCGGGGTGGCAGGCGTTGTTCGAACCCAAGGTCCCCGGTTTCACCAAGGTTCCGTACAACGACCTCGACGCGGTCGCCGCTGCGGCCGACTCGCACACCGTCGCGGTGATGCTCGAACCGATCCAGGGCGAGGCCGGGGTCATCCCGGCGGATAGCACATTCGTCCAGGGGCTGCGTCAGCTGACCCGCGAACGCGAGATGCTGCTGATCTTCGACGAGATACAGACCGGCATGGGCCGTACTGGATCACTGTTCGCCTACCAGGCACTCGGTGTCGAACCCGACATCATGACCCTCGGCAAGGGCATCGGCGGCGGAGTGCCCCTGGCCGCTTTGCTGACCACCGACGCCGTCAGCTGTTTCGCGCCGGGAGACCAGGGCGGCACCTACAACGGCAATCCGTTGATGTGCGCGGTCGGTCTCGCGGTGCTGGACTGGCTGTTGCAGCCGGGTTTCCTCGATCGGGTCCGCGCGCGCGGTGACTATCTGGCACGGGGTCTGATCGATCTCGCACGGCGCCATTCCCTCGGTCCGGTGCGCGGCCGCGGGCTCCTGCTCGCCCTCGACACCGCCGAGCGGGACGCCCCGGCGATCGCCACGCGTGCCCATGATCTGGGGCTGCTGATCAACGCGCCGCGCCAAAATGCGTTGCGATTCATGCCGGCGCTGAACCTGTCCGAAGCCGAGATCGACGAGATGCTGTCGCGGCTCGACCGCGCTGTGGCGATGGAGGACTAGACGCGTGCATTGACGGTGTCGACCAAGCGGCGCCCACGCCATCGCCCAAAGTTGTTGCAGCCGACCCTGCACAATTAGGTTGCCTCGTCGCGATTGCTCAGCATACTTAACGACGATACCGACAGTTCCCGGACAGCCAACTGTCCTTCGCCGCCCAGGAGGCCGAATCGATGAACCTGAACGAAGCCCTGACCCGTCTGTTGCGCGCAACGCTCGGCTCGCTGGCCGTACTCGCCCTGTCCGGTGCCGCGCAGGCCCTGGAAGACAAGCTGGTCGTCGTGACGTCGTTCCCGGAGGACCTCACCAGCGTGTTTCAGGCGGCATTCGAACGCAGCAATCCGGGAACCCAGGTCGAGGTACTGAACAAGAAGACCTCGGCCGGCGTGAAATACATCCAGGAAACCTCTGCCAACCCGACTGCCGACCTGTTCTGGGTATCCGCGCCGGACGCATTCGGGGTGCTCAAGGGTCAGGGCCTGCTGCAGCAGTACCAGCCGAAGTCGGAGGGCATACCCGACATGATCGGTTCATTTCCGATCAACGACCCGGACGGCTATTTCTTCGGTTTTGCCGCATCCGGTTACGGCATCATGTACAACACGCGCTACCTGAAGGCGAAGAAACTGCCGGTCGCCAAGGAATGGGATGATCTCAAGCAGGCGGTCTACTTCGGACATGTTGGGATGTCCGCACCGTCGCGTTCCGGAACCACGCACCTGACGGTCGAAGCCATACTGCAAGGCGAGGGCTGGGACAAGGGATGGGCGACGCTCAAGGAACTGGCCGGTAATTTCAAGACCATCACCGAGCGCAGCTTCGGTGTCCCTGATGGCGTCAACAGCGGCGACTTCGGGATTGGCATCGTGATCGACTTCTTTGCCTATTCGTCCAAGGCATCGGGTTTCCCGGTGGACTTCGTCTACCCGACCATCACTGCGCTGGTGCCCGCCAATGTCGGCATGGTCAAAGGTGCGCCGCACCCGGAGGCGGCGGCTGCGTTCATCGATTTCCTGTTGTCCGATGAAGGCCAGGAGTTGCTGTTCGATGCCAAGATCCAGCGCCTGCCCGTCAAGCCCGCGATCTATTCCAAGGCGCCGGCCGGGCTGCCGAACCCGTTCGAAGACAAGTCGATCGGTGCCGCGGTCAAGTTCGACTCGGACCTGTCGGAAGGACGTTACAACGTCGTGAACTCGCTGTTCGACCAGTTGGTGACCTTCCGCCTCGAGGAGCTGCAGACCGCGGTGCGCGCGGTCCAGGAGGCCGAAAAAGCGCTCGCCGGCAGATCGAATCCCCAGGCCGGGGCGCTGATCGCCGAGGCACGATCCTTGATCGCTG
It encodes:
- a CDS encoding sigma-70 family RNA polymerase sigma factor — translated: MTRLDRQQQSNDLAMLIGRCALRDQNACLELYDATSAKLFGVILRILKREHWAEEVLQDVYLKAWHAADSYNAARGQPMTWLINIARNRAIDFLRGAEHAAAQRSDDLDDELPSALDPVRSAETDAELRRLTDCLGLLKEPQRECILMVYHQGYTPTEVSHRRSHPIGTVKTWIRRGLAQLRDCMRR
- a CDS encoding thermonuclease family protein, with protein sequence MLRILTSFSVTSGLSRARIGATLFSALLFVSATGHSASLQVIDGDQVLLNGEPARLADIDAPELCQPGGQAARRVLRKMLRGDVTYEWEGVDAGGNRLVRLYVDGREVNQNMVQLGWAWDTVRERPSRYAFAQAVARLEHQGLWAGDQPLPPWEWRDNAENAERPLCSLSAGGRTINLETAAR
- a CDS encoding acetylornithine transaminase, whose amino-acid sequence is MTTRFDAVMPIARRRETVFVSGQGSWLIDEQGRRYLDFVQGWAVNALGHGHPAIVEALQTQASLLINPSPAFYNRPMLELANRLADSSAFDQVFFANSGAEANEGAIKLARKWGSLHRNGAYGIITFENGFHGRTLATMAASGKPGWQALFEPKVPGFTKVPYNDLDAVAAAADSHTVAVMLEPIQGEAGVIPADSTFVQGLRQLTREREMLLIFDEIQTGMGRTGSLFAYQALGVEPDIMTLGKGIGGGVPLAALLTTDAVSCFAPGDQGGTYNGNPLMCAVGLAVLDWLLQPGFLDRVRARGDYLARGLIDLARRHSLGPVRGRGLLLALDTAERDAPAIATRAHDLGLLINAPRQNALRFMPALNLSEAEIDEMLSRLDRAVAMED
- a CDS encoding EamA family transporter, with translation MHATTQQPDTAISGGLLVVLGAVGFSVKPVLIKLAYADSTPVDAITLMTLRMLIALPLFLAAAFWRDRAPTQRNGPGDWMALTLLGVMGYYLASLLDFTGLQYISAGLERLILFLYPTFVVLFSALLYRRPIGSAQRLALLLSYLGIVLVYGNDPLAGSPDINLGAALVLTSGIVFALYLTGSGHLIPRFGSRRFTAYSMSIAAVATVLHFAASHPLQQLWVSADVFGLALALAVFSTVLPAFLVNAGIRRIGADHASIITSVGPVMTLALAYLVLDESLGPVQVAGALLVLLGVMRVGLGKAAHRPAPNHREESQ
- a CDS encoding sterol desaturase family protein, which encodes MMDAIELFTLSMLPVFLVLDRVLRRSAQREIAGWRWRAGTVSVAMFLFVGQIGDLASALIGELRLIDGSGLGTFEGAVIGVLVYELLHYWYHRAVHRSDRLWRFVGHQMHHSAERIDAFGAYFGHPLDLALFTSIAVFVLYALLGLSPSAAGAAAAFLAFNAVFQHADIATPRWLGFLIQRPESHRIHHGRGTHGFNYSDLPLWDALFGTLSNPPPGADSEVGFYDGASARVGEMLVGRDVSKPPVGKATQAVLSTLGG
- a CDS encoding extracellular solute-binding protein — translated: MNLNEALTRLLRATLGSLAVLALSGAAQALEDKLVVVTSFPEDLTSVFQAAFERSNPGTQVEVLNKKTSAGVKYIQETSANPTADLFWVSAPDAFGVLKGQGLLQQYQPKSEGIPDMIGSFPINDPDGYFFGFAASGYGIMYNTRYLKAKKLPVAKEWDDLKQAVYFGHVGMSAPSRSGTTHLTVEAILQGEGWDKGWATLKELAGNFKTITERSFGVPDGVNSGDFGIGIVIDFFAYSSKASGFPVDFVYPTITALVPANVGMVKGAPHPEAAAAFIDFLLSDEGQELLFDAKIQRLPVKPAIYSKAPAGLPNPFEDKSIGAAVKFDSDLSEGRYNVVNSLFDQLVTFRLEELQTAVRAVQEAEKALAGRSNPQAGALIAEARSLIAAVPVTETEAGDRAFASIFSKKRKKATDEVPQRQAEVEQEWDSFARTNYAKATELAEQAAKIAR
- a CDS encoding DUF2254 domain-containing protein, which gives rise to MNSRFAYLRERLRTSLWPIPAALCLAGGVTAVLMLWLDTRFQITVDDSPWSALGNDTVQRVIAVIAGSIIGVGGVAFSITMVALTLTSGQYGPKILRNFLEDRTSKVTLGLFLGSYAYSLITLSGFTLVETPRFSLLGALASAFAALFAFVQFMHRTATDLQADQIVQRIGRQLHHTLSDMADVKHGPRRSDDTAHWRRATRGCRRFELAATQHGYVQAIDYQGLSRLCAKHDCTLMVRARAGDFLIGGLGAFSVYAANQREIEGILQETRRHVVVGPVRTPVQDAEHAISQLSQLAARALSPGINDPGTAITCIDWFTRALAEIVDRDLPGCIVSDDEGNPRLLIRTPRFAGLAKAIYAPMRQLADANIAVCIRLLESLCSLAELTRRPERLAVLQQHGDLILDSLQDEVRQSFDARDIQQRYRRLRARTSC
- a CDS encoding SDR family oxidoreductase — its product is MKPVILITGASRGIGAATARLAATRRYAVAVNYRADREAAEAVVDEIRSGGGTAVAIRADVSVESDVVALFETVDDRLGTLTALVNNAGVLARQSRVEDIDAARIARIFATNVTGAFLCAREAVRRMSTRHGGDGGAIVNVSSAAARLGSAGEYVDYAASKGAVDTLTRGLANEVATEGIRVNAVRPGFIYTDMHASGGEPRRVDRIKTSLPMQRGGFPEEVATAILWLLSDDASYTTGSFLEVAGGR